Proteins encoded in a region of the Triticum dicoccoides isolate Atlit2015 ecotype Zavitan chromosome 3A, WEW_v2.0, whole genome shotgun sequence genome:
- the LOC119267530 gene encoding putative cyclin-dependent kinase F-2 translates to MAATKRSAAAVDGHANRPGATCAKKRRITGTTGDYDHESCLGEGMFGVVDKRRHRATGQVVAIKSFRDPRKKDAPADAQEVLREARFLEACGGHPHIVGFRGVVRDYVTDELCLVMEYVQGQSLHRLLTERRGRGGLPEATVRGFMWQLLSAATEMHRRHVVHRDIKPANIIVGEGEGTLKLCDFGVALSMSEAPPYRPAGTGKYRAPEMLLGKRDYDALVDSWSLGCVMAETISGERLFDEDNSTCLLRRIFEVVGMQDDTTWPGFTSLPFADAVLPPQLPTVQRSRLRELFPEDTLSEEGFEVLSGLLACNPDKRLTAAAALKLPWFATMAADARPPASPPAVAAMTVSIKVEEVEVAPTALRRKKVTAKKYLSLFVTR, encoded by the coding sequence ATGGCCGCCACCAAGCGATCTGCCGCCGCCGTCGACGGCCACGCCAACCGGCCGGGAGCAACCTGCGCCAAGAAGAGGCGCATCACCGGAACCACCGGGGACTACGATCACGAGTCCTGCCTGGGCGAGGGCATGTTCGGCGTCGTCGACAAAAGGCGGCACCGTGCCACCGGCCAAGTCGTCGCCATCAAGTCCTTCCGCGACCCGCGCAAGAAGGACGCGCCCGCCGACGCCCAGGAGGTGCTGCGGGAGGCCCGCTTCCTCGAGGCGTGCGGCGGCCACCCGCACATCGTCGGCTTCCGCGGCGTCGTGcgggactacgtcaccgacgagctCTGCCTCGTCATGGAGTACGTCCAAGGGCAGAGCCTCCACCGCCTCCTGACGGAGAGGCGCGGCCGCGGCGGGCTCCCGGAGGCCACGGTGCGGGGTTTCATGTGGCAGCTCCTCTCGGCGGCCACCGAGATGCACCGGCGCCACGTCGTCCACCGCGACATCAAGCCGGCCAACATAATCGTCGGAGAAGGGGAAGGGACGCTCAAGCTCTGCGACTTCGGGGTCGCCCTGTCCATGTCGGAGGCGCCGCCGTACCGGCCGGCCGGCACGGGCAAGTACCGAGCCCCCGAGATGCTGCTAGGAAAGCGGGACTACGACGCCCTGGTGGACTCGTGGTCGCTTGGGTGCGTCATGGCGGAGACCATCTCCGGCGAGAGGCTGTTCGACGAGGACAACTCGACCTGCCTTCTCCGAAGGATCTTTGAAGTGGTCGGAATGCAGGACGACACAACCTGGCCGGGGTTCACGTCCCTGCCGTTCGCGGACGCGGTGCTGCCGCCACAGTTGCCGACGGTGCAGCGGAGCAGGCTGCGAGAGCTGTTCCCGGAGGATACGCTGTCCGAGGAGGGGTTTGAGGTCCTGAGCGGCCTGCTCGCCTGCAATCCCGACAAGCGGCTGACGGCGGCCGCCGCGCTCAAGTTGCCCTGGTTCGCCACCATGGCTGCGGACGCCCGTCCCCCCGCTTCTCCTCCTGCGGTCGCTGCGATGACGGTGTCCATCAAGGTGGAGGAAGTAGAGGTCGCTCCGACAGCGCTACGCAGAAAGAAAGTGACTGCAAAGAAATATCTGTCATTGTTTGTAACAAGATAG